The following coding sequences are from one Candidatus Margulisiibacteriota bacterium window:
- a CDS encoding (4Fe-4S)-binding protein, producing MTEELVIVSGKGGTGKTSLTLAFATLAENVLLVDCDVDASDMHLICKPEIISKTDFYSAKKAVIDYSKCTECGKCAQLCRFDAINAAIEIDEVGCEGCAVCAAFCPEKAIVMQDAHTGEWYISKTRFGKLVHAKLGIAEENSGKLVATVKRAARILAKEEDSQLIIADGPPGIGCPVIASISGANLALIVCEPTESSYQDMVRLSELLDHFRIKTAVCINKYDIVPEMTAKISQFSCSNKIAVIGKIPYNGVFNKAQMVQQSVIEFEQSYVTESIRQAWNNIKSLMEDLRNERKTK from the coding sequence TTGACTGAAGAGCTAGTTATCGTAAGCGGCAAAGGCGGTACCGGAAAGACAAGCTTGACCTTAGCTTTTGCAACTCTTGCTGAGAATGTTCTTTTAGTAGATTGCGATGTTGATGCCTCAGATATGCATCTTATATGCAAACCGGAAATAATATCAAAAACTGACTTTTACTCAGCGAAGAAAGCTGTTATTGATTATTCTAAATGTACTGAATGTGGAAAATGTGCCCAGCTGTGCCGATTTGATGCAATCAATGCTGCTATTGAAATTGATGAGGTTGGTTGCGAAGGCTGTGCAGTATGTGCAGCTTTTTGTCCTGAAAAAGCTATCGTAATGCAGGATGCCCATACGGGTGAATGGTATATTTCAAAAACCAGATTCGGAAAACTTGTCCACGCAAAACTGGGTATTGCTGAAGAAAACTCAGGGAAGCTGGTTGCTACAGTAAAGCGTGCAGCCAGAATCCTAGCAAAAGAAGAGGATTCCCAACTGATCATTGCTGATGGGCCGCCAGGAATAGGTTGTCCTGTTATTGCTTCCATCAGTGGCGCTAATTTGGCCTTGATTGTCTGCGAACCAACAGAATCAAGTTATCAAGATATGGTAAGATTGTCCGAATTGTTGGATCATTTTAGGATAAAAACCGCTGTTTGTATCAACAAGTACGACATAGTTCCTGAAATGACAGCAAAAATTTCACAGTTCAGTTGTTCCAATAAAATTGCCGTTATTGGAAAGATTCCCTATAATGGCGTATTTAATAAGGCTCAAATGGTACAACAAAGTGTAATCGAGTTTGAGCAAAGCTATGTTACAGAAAGCATCAGGCAAGCCTGGAACAATATCAAAAGTTTAATGGAGGATTTACGGAATGAAAGAAAAACAAAATGA
- a CDS encoding chromosome partitioning protein ParA has protein sequence MKEKQNEVMQAQQLKEKIAKIKNKIVVLSGKGGVGKSTVAISIARALAKAGQRIGILDVDIHGPSIPNLLGIKDEKLTTINNSILPYVSGDNLLVISIGLLLDNSDQPVIWRGPAKMSMIKQFVQDVEWGELDYLVVDCPPGTGDEPLSIMQMLGEISGAVIVTTPQELALVDVRKSVNFCKMLHVPVAGVVENMSGFVCPDCNKTHYIFKSGGAEKMASEMGIPFLGKIPIDPRIVETGDSGTSFARHYEHTEAGRSIKNIITKIKEFTVDKKEKGEKIMRFAIPTENGVLCSHFGHCEQFTFIDVDDATKAIIKSEGITPPAHEPGVIPRWVAGQGATIVISGGMGAKAKSLFESHGVRVVVGAANESPHLLVGAFLNGTLVTGINACDH, from the coding sequence ATGAAAGAAAAACAAAATGAAGTAATGCAAGCACAGCAATTAAAAGAAAAAATTGCAAAAATTAAAAATAAGATTGTTGTTTTATCTGGCAAAGGAGGAGTCGGCAAAAGTACTGTAGCGATTAGCATTGCCAGGGCTTTAGCAAAGGCGGGACAACGGATTGGGATTTTAGACGTCGATATTCATGGGCCAAGTATACCCAATCTTTTAGGTATAAAAGATGAAAAGCTTACTACTATTAATAATTCTATTTTACCTTACGTAAGCGGAGATAACCTATTAGTTATTTCTATAGGGCTACTGCTCGATAATAGTGATCAGCCGGTTATATGGCGTGGTCCCGCTAAAATGAGCATGATAAAGCAGTTTGTCCAAGATGTAGAATGGGGTGAACTGGATTATCTGGTTGTTGATTGTCCGCCTGGAACAGGAGATGAACCTCTTTCAATTATGCAAATGCTAGGCGAAATATCTGGTGCAGTAATTGTAACTACTCCGCAGGAATTAGCGCTGGTTGATGTTAGAAAATCAGTTAACTTTTGTAAAATGCTGCATGTTCCAGTTGCGGGTGTTGTCGAAAATATGAGCGGATTTGTTTGTCCTGATTGCAATAAAACCCATTATATATTCAAGTCGGGCGGTGCGGAGAAGATGGCAAGCGAAATGGGGATTCCTTTTTTAGGTAAAATACCGATTGATCCTCGTATCGTCGAGACCGGAGACAGTGGCACATCTTTTGCCCGTCACTATGAGCATACTGAGGCTGGTAGGAGCATAAAAAATATTATTACAAAAATTAAAGAATTTACTGTTGATAAAAAAGAAAAAGGAGAAAAAATTATGAGATTTGCAATACCTACAGAAAATGGAGTGCTATGTTCTCATTTTGGTCACTGCGAACAGTTTACTTTTATCGATGTTGATGATGCAACCAAGGCTATTATCAAAAGCGAGGGAATTACTCCTCCGGCACACGAACCTGGCGTTATTCCCCGATGGGTCGCCGGGCAGGGCGCAACTATAGTTATTTCAGGCGGCATGGGTGCAAAAGCTAAATCTCTGTTCGAGAGCCATGGTGTTAGGGTTGTTGTTGGCGCAGCTAATGAATCTCCTCATTTACTTGTCGGCGCTTTTTTAAATGGCACGCTTGTAACCGGGATAAATGCTTGTGATCATTAA
- a CDS encoding MBL fold metallo-hydrolase: MNLTILTDNYSLPGKPLLAEHGLSFYIETDGKKILFDTGYSDVFMRNAVKLDLSLRHLDYLVFSHGHYDHTWGVVPLIALYRESIKNKIPYHKPEVITHPLTFYHKYKEPFGEQGSLLSESRLASIFQLSLRKTPFWITEKLVFLGEVPRTNDFEGNYSDGKIYKNKIYIDDCILEDSALAYKTDAGLVVITGCAHSGICNTIAYAQSICAETRILDVVGGLHLCEAAETQVQSTVQYLKKVSPLSIHPCHCTGFAARMAFVNTLPLQETGVGLTLNYSE, translated from the coding sequence ATGAACTTAACTATTCTAACTGATAATTATTCGCTCCCGGGAAAACCGTTGCTGGCTGAACATGGTTTGTCTTTTTATATAGAAACAGATGGTAAGAAGATACTTTTTGATACCGGATATTCTGACGTATTTATGCGCAACGCCGTTAAGCTTGATCTTAGTTTGAGGCATTTGGATTATCTTGTGTTTTCACATGGTCATTATGATCATACCTGGGGTGTTGTGCCGTTAATAGCTCTTTATCGGGAATCCATAAAGAATAAGATCCCTTATCATAAGCCAGAAGTTATTACTCATCCGCTTACCTTTTATCATAAATACAAAGAGCCTTTTGGTGAGCAGGGTTCCTTACTATCAGAATCTCGCCTGGCTTCTATTTTTCAGTTGTCGCTAAGGAAAACGCCTTTTTGGATAACTGAAAAACTGGTATTTCTGGGAGAAGTACCAAGAACAAATGATTTTGAAGGTAATTATTCTGATGGTAAGATATATAAAAATAAAATATATATTGATGATTGTATTTTGGAAGATTCGGCATTAGCTTATAAAACTGATGCCGGATTGGTTGTCATAACCGGATGTGCCCATTCAGGTATATGCAATACGATAGCTTATGCACAAAGTATCTGTGCTGAAACTCGGATTCTTGACGTTGTCGGGGGGCTGCATTTATGTGAGGCAGCAGAGACTCAAGTGCAAAGCACGGTGCAATATTTAAAGAAAGTTTCTCCATTATCGATTCACCCTTGCCATTGCACGGGTTTTGCAGCCAGAATGGCTTTCGTAAATACATTGCCGCTACAGGAAACAGGTGTAGGACTGACTTTGAACTATTCGGAGTAG